From Oncorhynchus mykiss isolate Arlee chromosome 6, USDA_OmykA_1.1, whole genome shotgun sequence, the proteins below share one genomic window:
- the LOC110526300 gene encoding trafficking protein particle complex subunit 2-like protein isoform X2: MHQVRLQIKGSDEARYSYSIDVQISAVLQYWSKPKNYPLFIRSVPVQNELKFHYTVHTSLDVVEEKISAVGKAMADQRELYLGLLYPTEDYKVYGYVTNSKVKFVIVVDSSNTSLRDNEIRSMFRKLHNSFTDVMCNPFYNPGDTIQSKAFDSIVSAMMVQAS; the protein is encoded by the exons ATGCATCAAGTCAGACTTCAGATTAAAGGTTCAGACGAAGCTCGCTATTCGTATTCAATTGATGTGCAGATCAGTGCTGTTCTTCAATATTGGTCCAAACCAAAG AATTATCCTCTGTTCATCCGAAGTGTACCCGTACAGAATGAACTGAAGTTCCACTACACGGTGCATACCTCTCTGGATGTGGTGGAAGAGAAGATTTCAGCAGTCGGCAAAGCAATGGCAGACCAGAGAGAGCTTTACCTTGGGTTGCTGTACCCAACGGAGGACTACAAAGT ATATGGCTATGTGACAAACTCTAAGGTGAAGTTTGTCATTGTCGTGGACTCATCAAACACATCTCTGCGAGACAATGAGATTAGAAGT ATGTTCAGAAAGCTACACAACTCATTTACTGATGTGATGTGCAACCCATTCTACAATCCTGGAGACACCATTCAGTCTAA GGCCTTTGACAGCATTGTGTCTGCAATGATGGTGCAAGCTAGCTGA
- the pabpn1l gene encoding embryonic polyadenylate-binding protein 2-B isoform X2, which produces MAEQRQDMYIEGELTGDHYMEDPELEAIKARVQEMEEEERLRAVQYEATERQIQAGMFYTMTHEERIDADNRSVYVGNVEYGATADELEIHFNGCGPVNRVTILCDKFSGHPKGFAYIEFHDRDSVQTAMSLDETVFRDRVIKVLPKRTNMPGISTTDRGIHRGARSRGRGFHPPRYNGYQQGRFRYNTGPARSVSPHPYGPPAGKRHWGVPEHREQGPKRHPCLLLITPPTDHSGPGHSGHMHPQQHY; this is translated from the exons ATGGCGGAGCAAAGGCAAGATATGTACATAGAAGGCGAGCTCACGGGAGATCATTACATGGAGGACCCG GAGCTTGAAGCAATCAAGGCACGGGTgcaagagatggaggaggaggagcggcTGAGAGCAGTGCAGTATGAGGCAACAGAGAGACAGATCCAGGCAG GAATGTTCTATACAATGACCCATGAGGAAAGGATAGATGCTGACAACAGATCTGTCTATGTGGGAAAT GTGGAGTATGGTGCCACTGCAGATGAGTTGGAGATCCATTTCAATGGCTGTGGTCCTGTCAACAGAGTAACCATCCTTTGTGACAAATTCTCTGGCCATCCCAAGGG TTTTGCATATATTGAGTTCCATGACAGGGACTCAGTGCAGACTGCCATGAGCCTGGATGAGACGGTATTCAGAGACAGAGTCATAAAG GTATTGCCTAAAAGGACCAACATGCCAGGAATCAGCACCACAGACAGGGGGATTCACAGAGGTGCTCGATCCAGGGGGCGAGGTTTCCACCCACCCAGATACAATGggtatcaacaaggcaggttccgCTACAATACTGGCCCTGCCAGGTCAGTCTCACCACACCCCTACGGGCCCCCAGCTGGGAAGAGACACTGGGGGGTTCCTGAGCACCGTGAGCAGGGCCCTAAACGGCACCCATGCCTTCTTCTCATAACCCCACCCACTGACCACTCTGGGCCGGGGCACAGTGGACACATGCACCCGCAGCAACACTACTGA
- the pabpn1l gene encoding embryonic polyadenylate-binding protein 2-B isoform X1, whose product MAEQRQDMYIEGELTGDHYMEDPELEAIKARVQEMEEEERLRAVQYEATERQIQAAGMFYTMTHEERIDADNRSVYVGNVEYGATADELEIHFNGCGPVNRVTILCDKFSGHPKGFAYIEFHDRDSVQTAMSLDETVFRDRVIKVLPKRTNMPGISTTDRGIHRGARSRGRGFHPPRYNGYQQGRFRYNTGPARSVSPHPYGPPAGKRHWGVPEHREQGPKRHPCLLLITPPTDHSGPGHSGHMHPQQHY is encoded by the exons ATGGCGGAGCAAAGGCAAGATATGTACATAGAAGGCGAGCTCACGGGAGATCATTACATGGAGGACCCG GAGCTTGAAGCAATCAAGGCACGGGTgcaagagatggaggaggaggagcggcTGAGAGCAGTGCAGTATGAGGCAACAGAGAGACAGATCCAGGCAG CAGGAATGTTCTATACAATGACCCATGAGGAAAGGATAGATGCTGACAACAGATCTGTCTATGTGGGAAAT GTGGAGTATGGTGCCACTGCAGATGAGTTGGAGATCCATTTCAATGGCTGTGGTCCTGTCAACAGAGTAACCATCCTTTGTGACAAATTCTCTGGCCATCCCAAGGG TTTTGCATATATTGAGTTCCATGACAGGGACTCAGTGCAGACTGCCATGAGCCTGGATGAGACGGTATTCAGAGACAGAGTCATAAAG GTATTGCCTAAAAGGACCAACATGCCAGGAATCAGCACCACAGACAGGGGGATTCACAGAGGTGCTCGATCCAGGGGGCGAGGTTTCCACCCACCCAGATACAATGggtatcaacaaggcaggttccgCTACAATACTGGCCCTGCCAGGTCAGTCTCACCACACCCCTACGGGCCCCCAGCTGGGAAGAGACACTGGGGGGTTCCTGAGCACCGTGAGCAGGGCCCTAAACGGCACCCATGCCTTCTTCTCATAACCCCACCCACTGACCACTCTGGGCCGGGGCACAGTGGACACATGCACCCGCAGCAACACTACTGA